In the Candidatus Poribacteria bacterium genome, one interval contains:
- a CDS encoding VOC family protein, with amino-acid sequence MGNPVVHFEISGRDGEALSRFYSSLFGWNISYNTHGIYSVDPEAENGVDGHIFSSTDDMCSDNGVTIYIQVDDLHAALEKAESCGGQTLVPPRPIPSGMGSFALLLDPSGNCIGLYQPKV; translated from the coding sequence ATGGGAAATCCAGTCGTACATTTTGAAATATCAGGCAGGGACGGTGAGGCGTTAAGCAGGTTCTACAGCTCCCTGTTTGGTTGGAATATTAGTTATAACACACACGGCATTTATAGCGTAGACCCAGAAGCGGAGAACGGCGTGGACGGACACATATTTTCGTCAACCGATGATATGTGTTCTGATAACGGTGTCACCATTTATATTCAGGTGGATGATCTCCATGCCGCGCTTGAGAAGGCAGAGAGTTGTGGAGGGCAGACACTTGTGCCGCCCCGTCCGATTCCGAGTGGCATGGGTTCGTTCGCACTGCTCCTCGATCCGAGCGGCAACTGCATCGGTTTGTATCAGCCTAAGGTGTAA
- a CDS encoding VOC family protein, with product MGNPVVHFEIAGKNGESLSEFYCSLFDWNSNGNVNGVYDLDPASENKVCGHVLPTTDDMPSNYVTIYVQVDDLQASLEKAESLGGKTCMSPQVIPGGMGAFAMFLDPSGNCVGLYTPSD from the coding sequence ATGGGAAATCCAGTTGTACATTTTGAAATAGCTGGTAAAAATGGTGAATCGTTAAGTGAATTCTATTGTTCACTTTTTGATTGGAATTCTAACGGTAATGTTAATGGCGTTTATGACTTGGATCCAGCATCGGAGAATAAGGTATGTGGACACGTACTGCCGACAACCGACGATATGCCGTCTAACTATGTCACGATTTATGTGCAGGTTGACGACCTTCAGGCATCGCTTGAAAAGGCAGAAAGCCTCGGCGGCAAAACCTGTATGTCTCCCCAGGTTATTCCAGGGGGCATGGGTGCCTTCGCTATGTTTCTTGATCCAAGTGGTAACTGTGTTGGGTTGTACACCCCCAGCGATTGA